From a single Leptospira levettii genomic region:
- a CDS encoding glycerophosphodiester phosphodiesterase gives MKLILSFSKLYLAVSFFSLLVVNCATVETPNRLRKDIDLQGHRGARGLKPENTWPAFEEAIKYKMVTLELDTVLTKDKRVVIHHDSDTNPIICQNVDGSQIQKKSLYDLTLAELQALDCGSKQNPNFPKQIPIPGTKLLSLEEFFELVLKHEKKSKEVYEFNIETKFPDDGSAPDSLVKEHTEKLIQIIEKYKVVDRSTIQSFDMRTLSVSKQKNSKIKTSALFVPTYFQGFLMTIGLGNGYRETILGLAKEKQADIISPYFLYVTPKFVKTSHDKGMMVIPWTVNTEKEMNRLVTCGVDGIISDYPDMLDKVVRKKN, from the coding sequence ATGAAATTGATTCTCTCATTTAGTAAACTCTACTTAGCAGTGAGTTTTTTTAGTTTGTTGGTTGTGAATTGTGCTACAGTTGAAACACCCAATCGTTTGCGTAAAGACATCGACTTACAGGGACACCGTGGTGCACGCGGATTAAAACCAGAAAATACGTGGCCAGCGTTTGAAGAAGCCATCAAATATAAAATGGTTACCTTAGAATTGGATACCGTTTTAACAAAAGATAAACGAGTAGTCATTCATCATGATTCTGATACCAATCCAATCATTTGCCAAAATGTTGATGGATCTCAAATCCAAAAAAAATCACTTTATGATTTGACACTTGCCGAATTACAAGCATTAGATTGCGGTTCAAAACAAAATCCCAATTTTCCAAAACAAATTCCTATACCTGGAACAAAACTTTTATCACTTGAAGAATTTTTTGAATTAGTTTTGAAACATGAAAAAAAATCGAAAGAAGTATATGAATTCAATATCGAAACCAAATTTCCAGATGATGGATCCGCACCTGATAGTTTAGTCAAAGAACATACTGAAAAACTCATTCAAATCATTGAAAAATATAAAGTGGTAGATCGGTCGACAATCCAATCATTTGATATGAGAACACTTTCTGTGTCGAAACAAAAGAATTCAAAAATCAAAACAAGTGCATTGTTCGTACCTACTTATTTCCAAGGTTTTTTAATGACCATTGGACTTGGGAATGGATATAGAGAGACAATTCTTGGTTTAGCAAAAGAGAAACAAGCAGATATCATCTCACCATATTTTTTATATGTAACACCAAAATTTGTCAAAACATCTCATGACAAAGGGATGATGGTCATTCCATGGACAGTGAATACAGAAAAAGAAATGAATCGTTTGGTAACTTGTGGTGTTGATGGAATTATATCTGATTATCCAGATATGTTAGATAAAGTGGTTCGTAAAAAGAACTAA
- a CDS encoding TRL domain-containing protein, translated as MKVKLQSIQFYFVFLILLGNLSSCANLGQPQGLGPTGLLYASYTLAVSERPLPKQTLKQGKACLKRIGFFYVTGDGSILSAAQEGGIQEVFRIEKEATNYLSLYSTLCTVVWGI; from the coding sequence ATGAAAGTGAAATTACAAAGCATACAATTTTATTTTGTCTTTTTGATCCTCTTAGGAAACCTTAGCTCTTGTGCTAATTTAGGCCAACCACAAGGTTTAGGCCCAACAGGGCTTTTATATGCTTCCTATACACTTGCTGTTTCGGAAAGACCTCTCCCCAAACAGACATTAAAACAAGGAAAGGCATGCCTAAAACGGATTGGATTCTTTTATGTGACGGGCGATGGTAGCATTTTATCAGCAGCACAAGAGGGAGGAATCCAAGAAGTGTTTCGAATCGAAAAAGAGGCAACGAATTACCTCTCTCTCTATTCTACTTTATGTACGGTTGTTTGGGGGATTTAG
- a CDS encoding TRL-like family protein — protein sequence MVQKKLLLSLLLLVIFHLIFVSCASPGFGPRGFIFTKTKIGVYGTGEPSKRRVTSCVHSIIGLFSFGNASFEFLKSRSKIQTVTETNWTTLVVLGVYANLCVEISGNE from the coding sequence TTGGTTCAAAAAAAATTATTATTGAGTTTACTATTATTGGTAATTTTTCATCTGATATTTGTTAGTTGTGCTTCACCAGGATTTGGTCCAAGAGGATTTATTTTTACAAAAACAAAAATCGGTGTTTATGGTACAGGAGAACCTTCCAAAAGACGAGTCACTTCCTGTGTCCATTCCATAATTGGTTTATTTTCATTTGGGAATGCATCATTTGAATTTCTAAAATCTAGGTCCAAAATCCAAACGGTCACTGAAACCAATTGGACAACTCTTGTTGTTCTTGGTGTATATGCCAACCTATGTGTTGAAATCTCTGGAAACGAATGA
- the pepN gene encoding aminopeptidase N, with amino-acid sequence MKQIFSIFTLGSLLFLLHCKFNQPNYHLTLQEAEYRYETIENIKYSLEINLSPKDSFTGKVNIQFVVKKIRDLRLDYFQGEIKSMVLNGEALSDFEYKKGQIQLPSNRLMIGNNTLSVSFETPFAKTGNGLHKFLDPDDKETYIYSQFEAFHANKMFPCFDQPDLKATFQLQVTAPKNWKVISTTLPTSQSKTENPEEVLHQFPESKKISTYVFSLHAGPFQFWEDKFESIPLRLFVRKSLAKYVEPKDWFTFTKEGFAFFNSYFGIPYPFEKYDQVIVPEFNFGAMENVAAVTFSERFVSRSQMTRSQRENLSDVILHEMAHMWFGDLVTMKWWNGLWLNESFATYMASLAQAKNSEFQETWISFFEKMKQWAYEEDGYSTNHPVEAKVNDTEEAFTQFDGITYGKGASVIKQLVFFIGEESFQKGVQNYLRKYSYSNSTLLDFLKELEFVSGFSMKKWSKDWLETKGTNQIELTTVCADHHLYGKIVQAAPGPENKLRDHKTILGLYFFDKTNKQVSYEQFPVVYSGRSSEAILEVKFCPDYVLFNAEDHDFVIWKWTDVNKQNLEFVLEFDKGPMRKLILWTDYFRQVSLANITFDEFKDSAIRLYQIETDTKIKRWILSKLASDNGYTYLTSRFWFPESKRNADLDSLQNFILEELKKVKAGSDEQRYLFLSLIDSTYTEGSQKRLYDILENKLSFSGLKLDQDLRWNMIIKLSSLEKDRNKIQSIIDREKKLDPSSRGVNSSLAAEASEPNPEVKQKWIQVLLNPKTSNHSSSTLRVVSYSLFPEYQKNIQLQFLDQYFDALDKFQHTDDENYLDAFAKSLAPDFCTDETLLILKKFTNNHPKLPAPVKKTLLKQIDSEKKCIQMKYKHKELMTQ; translated from the coding sequence ATGAAACAAATATTCAGCATTTTTACTCTTGGAAGTTTACTATTCTTACTTCATTGTAAGTTCAATCAACCAAACTACCACCTTACGTTACAAGAAGCTGAATACCGATACGAAACCATTGAAAATATAAAATACAGTTTAGAAATTAATCTCTCACCTAAAGATAGTTTTACGGGAAAGGTAAACATTCAGTTTGTGGTCAAAAAAATCAGAGACCTACGATTAGATTATTTCCAAGGAGAAATCAAATCCATGGTTCTGAATGGTGAGGCTCTTAGTGATTTTGAATATAAAAAAGGACAAATCCAACTTCCTTCGAATCGATTGATGATTGGCAACAATACACTTTCTGTTTCCTTTGAAACACCATTTGCCAAAACAGGAAATGGGCTCCACAAATTCCTAGACCCAGATGATAAAGAAACGTATATCTACTCACAATTTGAAGCATTTCATGCAAACAAAATGTTTCCTTGTTTTGACCAACCAGACCTAAAAGCTACCTTCCAACTCCAAGTAACAGCTCCTAAAAATTGGAAAGTGATCTCCACTACTCTTCCCACATCACAATCCAAAACAGAAAATCCGGAAGAAGTTTTACACCAATTTCCTGAATCGAAAAAAATATCCACTTATGTGTTTTCCTTACACGCAGGTCCATTCCAATTTTGGGAAGACAAGTTTGAATCCATTCCCCTTCGCCTTTTTGTTCGTAAATCACTCGCAAAATACGTAGAACCAAAAGATTGGTTTACATTTACAAAAGAAGGATTTGCTTTTTTTAATTCATACTTCGGAATTCCTTATCCATTTGAAAAATACGACCAAGTCATTGTACCTGAATTTAATTTTGGAGCAATGGAAAATGTAGCGGCCGTTACATTTTCGGAAAGATTTGTCTCACGTTCACAGATGACACGTTCCCAAAGAGAAAATTTATCAGATGTGATTTTACATGAAATGGCACATATGTGGTTTGGGGATTTGGTCACAATGAAGTGGTGGAATGGACTCTGGTTAAACGAAAGTTTTGCAACTTATATGGCAAGTTTAGCCCAAGCTAAAAATTCAGAATTCCAAGAAACATGGATTAGTTTTTTCGAAAAAATGAAACAATGGGCCTATGAAGAAGATGGTTATAGCACAAACCATCCTGTAGAAGCAAAAGTAAATGATACTGAAGAAGCATTTACTCAGTTTGATGGTATTACATACGGAAAAGGTGCTTCCGTAATCAAACAATTAGTATTTTTTATAGGCGAAGAAAGTTTTCAAAAAGGAGTTCAAAACTATTTGAGAAAGTACTCCTATTCCAATTCAACCTTACTCGATTTTTTAAAAGAACTCGAATTTGTCAGTGGGTTCTCCATGAAAAAATGGTCCAAAGATTGGTTAGAAACAAAAGGTACAAATCAAATTGAACTCACTACCGTTTGTGCCGATCATCATCTATATGGAAAAATTGTCCAAGCAGCTCCTGGCCCTGAGAACAAACTACGTGATCACAAAACTATTTTAGGTCTCTATTTTTTTGATAAGACCAACAAACAAGTATCCTATGAACAGTTCCCAGTAGTTTATTCCGGTAGATCGAGTGAAGCCATTCTAGAAGTAAAATTTTGCCCTGATTATGTATTGTTTAATGCCGAGGATCATGATTTTGTCATTTGGAAATGGACAGATGTTAATAAACAAAATTTAGAATTTGTATTGGAGTTTGACAAAGGCCCAATGCGAAAACTGATCTTATGGACAGACTACTTTAGACAAGTATCACTTGCCAACATTACCTTTGATGAATTTAAAGACAGTGCCATTCGTTTGTACCAAATCGAAACGGATACAAAAATCAAACGTTGGATTTTATCTAAGTTAGCGAGTGATAATGGTTATACATACCTAACTAGCCGATTTTGGTTTCCTGAATCCAAACGTAACGCTGATTTAGATTCCTTACAAAATTTTATTCTTGAGGAATTAAAAAAAGTAAAAGCGGGAAGTGATGAACAAAGGTATTTATTTCTCTCACTCATCGATTCAACTTACACAGAAGGGAGTCAAAAAAGATTGTATGATATTTTGGAGAATAAACTCAGTTTTTCAGGTCTAAAACTCGATCAAGATTTACGTTGGAATATGATTATCAAACTTAGCTCTCTCGAAAAAGATCGAAACAAAATTCAATCTATCATTGATCGAGAAAAAAAATTAGATCCTTCCAGTCGAGGAGTCAACTCAAGTTTAGCAGCAGAAGCATCGGAACCAAATCCAGAAGTAAAACAAAAATGGATCCAAGTCTTATTAAATCCAAAGACAAGTAACCATTCATCTTCTACACTCAGAGTGGTTTCCTATTCCTTATTTCCTGAATACCAAAAGAACATCCAACTTCAATTTTTAGACCAATACTTTGATGCTTTGGACAAGTTCCAACATACTGATGATGAAAACTATTTGGATGCATTTGCAAAAAGTTTAGCACCCGATTTTTGTACGGATGAAACTTTATTAATCTTAAAAAAATTCACAAACAATCACCCAAAATTACCTGCTCCAGTGAAAAAGACCTTACTAAAACAAATCGATTCAGAAAAGAAGTGTATTCAAATGAAATACAAACATAAAGAATTGATGACTCAATAA
- a CDS encoding N-acetylmuramoyl-L-alanine amidase, whose amino-acid sequence MNPLCQNLVKISLIFLISTGCSRFFVRTPNFTSIQIPNLIPFSDAEGIKKDNWQKLAKPRDQNLISAIILHNSGKRKFSDFFRLSVENQFLFHLYIDSNGTIYGDPLFLTREWTASPGIDTESIHIVYEGTQETLYNQHKQREVLQKTIQYLADSLYIPKSNFDIISKKGIFTHNQAKRRFGGFVDFSPCGSELALNQILKEIGGTFYEEDDWKDRFVTGWVLKKENKDLLKESFHPTNGRGITKAEKIIFTQLEKTDKGFTPEDYRVKYTFRGKIKPSCVVLHYTAIPDYFRSLRTLEARNLTASIMVDTNGKAYQLVDVIEDRAAAATGTNDNCIQIEIVAKDTEELLKQPEQIQKVKDLVLELTSKYKIPLSNEKLEDLSGVFSHTQAKKKWGGSIFLNAKDFDPGEEYMELILNSIGGKYFPEPEWKNRSAMDWAILYRNFQP is encoded by the coding sequence TTGAACCCATTGTGTCAGAATCTTGTAAAAATATCACTCATTTTCCTTATTTCGACAGGATGTAGTCGTTTTTTTGTAAGAACACCAAACTTCACATCCATCCAAATTCCTAATTTAATTCCTTTCTCAGACGCAGAAGGAATCAAAAAAGACAACTGGCAAAAATTAGCAAAACCAAGAGACCAAAACTTAATTTCTGCAATCATCTTACACAATTCAGGCAAACGAAAGTTCTCCGATTTCTTTCGCTTATCTGTAGAGAATCAATTTTTATTCCATTTGTACATCGATTCCAATGGCACCATCTATGGAGACCCTTTGTTTTTAACCAGGGAATGGACTGCCTCGCCAGGGATCGATACTGAATCCATCCATATCGTTTATGAAGGAACCCAGGAAACTCTCTATAACCAACACAAACAAAGGGAAGTGTTACAAAAAACCATCCAATACTTGGCAGACTCATTGTACATTCCCAAATCGAATTTCGACATTATCTCCAAAAAAGGAATTTTCACTCATAACCAAGCCAAACGTAGGTTTGGTGGATTCGTGGATTTTTCTCCCTGTGGAAGTGAGTTAGCACTCAATCAAATCCTCAAAGAAATTGGTGGAACCTTCTATGAAGAAGATGATTGGAAAGATCGTTTTGTCACGGGTTGGGTTTTAAAAAAAGAAAACAAAGATCTTTTAAAGGAATCATTCCATCCAACCAATGGACGAGGGATCACTAAAGCGGAAAAAATCATCTTTACCCAATTAGAAAAAACGGACAAAGGTTTCACACCTGAAGATTACCGAGTGAAGTATACATTTCGAGGGAAAATCAAACCAAGTTGTGTCGTCTTACATTATACTGCGATACCAGATTACTTTCGATCTCTTCGAACCTTGGAAGCAAGAAACCTCACAGCTTCCATCATGGTTGATACCAATGGAAAAGCTTACCAACTTGTAGATGTAATTGAAGACCGAGCGGCGGCGGCCACTGGGACAAATGACAATTGTATCCAAATTGAAATTGTTGCCAAAGACACAGAAGAATTACTCAAACAACCAGAACAAATCCAAAAAGTAAAAGACCTTGTTTTAGAACTCACGTCCAAATACAAAATTCCCTTATCCAATGAAAAGTTGGAAGATCTAAGTGGAGTTTTTAGCCATACCCAAGCCAAAAAAAAATGGGGTGGTTCTATCTTCCTCAATGCAAAAGACTTTGATCCAGGGGAAGAATATATGGAACTCATTTTAAATTCGATTGGTGGAAAATACTTTCCAGAACCAGAATGGAAAAATCGAAGTGCCATGGACTGGGCCATTTTATACCGTAATTTTCAACCATAA